A genomic window from Chlorobium phaeobacteroides DSM 266 includes:
- a CDS encoding transposase — translation MLRGPRLDAPGTLHHVIIRGIDQGSIVRDDTDRTAFVSRMGLLAKGSGTSIYAFALMSNEVNILLKSGTDGLSAYMSKLLSGYAPYFNRRHQRVGHLFQNRYKSVVCEEETCFAKLVAYIHLMPLRARIVESLEQLALYPWSGHPVLMNKVRYEWMDRDYVLRIFGGKGSVAKKAYLAFLEEELKIDREHELSQVGWSKVESMRKSGFKARGDERILGSEKFVREVLKEAAGVTDVLPLEERVFLLSEAVEQACEAAGVTAMFLRSGSRSGVLPSLRRQIARMAAFELGLSFAETARQLGVTTSAVSNMLKRESPE, via the coding sequence GACCGAGACTTGACGCTCCGGGAACCCTGCATCACGTGATCATCAGGGGGATCGATCAAGGGAGCATCGTTCGTGACGATACGGACAGGACAGCATTTGTGAGTCGCATGGGATTGCTTGCAAAAGGATCAGGCACGAGCATCTATGCGTTTGCACTTATGAGCAACGAGGTGAATATCCTGCTGAAAAGCGGTACGGACGGGCTCTCCGCCTACATGAGCAAGCTGCTTTCGGGGTATGCGCCGTATTTCAACCGGCGGCACCAGAGGGTCGGGCACCTCTTTCAGAACCGGTACAAGTCTGTCGTCTGCGAAGAAGAGACCTGTTTCGCCAAACTTGTGGCATACATCCATCTCATGCCTTTGCGGGCCAGGATTGTCGAGTCGCTGGAGCAGCTTGCATTGTATCCATGGAGCGGGCATCCCGTGCTGATGAACAAGGTTCGTTATGAGTGGATGGATCGTGACTATGTTCTTCGGATTTTCGGTGGAAAGGGGAGCGTCGCAAAAAAGGCATATCTTGCATTTCTCGAAGAGGAGTTGAAGATCGACAGGGAGCATGAGCTGTCGCAGGTTGGCTGGTCGAAGGTTGAGTCCATGCGCAAGAGTGGCTTTAAAGCCAGGGGTGACGAGCGGATTCTCGGCAGCGAGAAGTTTGTCAGGGAGGTGCTGAAAGAGGCCGCGGGAGTGACGGACGTTCTGCCGTTAGAAGAGAGGGTGTTTCTGCTGAGCGAAGCTGTCGAACAGGCATGCGAAGCAGCAGGCGTGACCGCGATGTTCCTCCGATCCGGAAGCAGGAGCGGTGTGCTGCCGTCACTGAGACGACAGATTGCAAGGATGGCTGCATTCGAGTTAGGCCTATCCTTTGCCGAGACGGCTCGACAGCTTGGCGTGACGACAAGCGCCGTGAGCAATATGCTGAAGAGAGAGTCGCCTGAATAA